The following proteins come from a genomic window of Nitrospiraceae bacterium:
- the lepA gene encoding translation elongation factor 4, producing the protein MQSQIRNFSIIAHIDHGKSTLADRFLEATGAVTAREAKEQILDAMDLERERGITIKAHAVAIRYQAKDGKTYALHLIDTPGHVDFTYEVSRSLAACEGALLLVDATQGVQAQTIANVNLAMANKLTIIPVINKIDLASADVEGTKHSIAEVLTLNASDAMPISAKEGRGVPEVLEAIIERIPPPSGEPLAPLKALIFDSWFDNYQGVIVLTRIIDGSVRPGMKIKVMSNGRTFEVMEVGQFTPKRTKKNELLTGEVGYLCANMKEVADVKIGDTITDAVNPTNEPFPGYKEAKPLVFCGLYSTDTAKYEDLRDALVKLRLNDSSFVYEPETSMALGFGFRCGFLGLLHMEIIQERLEREYGLTLITTAPTVVYRVLTTKGDVLEIDNPAKLPPPNSIESFEEPFILATIITPERYMGAILQLCQERRGIQRDIHYLDPTRVMISYEMPLNEVILDFYDKLKSRTQGYASLDYELLGYRESDLVKLDILLNGEAVDALSFITHRDRSYQRGRQLAEKMKELIPRQMFEVAIQAAIGNKVIARETIGAMKKNVTAKCYGGDITRKRKLLEKQKEGKKRMKAVGSVEVPQEAFLAILKVGDE; encoded by the coding sequence TTGCAAAGCCAGATACGAAACTTTTCTATTATCGCCCATATCGATCACGGCAAATCGACCCTCGCTGACCGGTTCCTCGAAGCCACGGGTGCTGTCACCGCTCGAGAGGCCAAAGAACAGATTCTCGATGCGATGGACCTTGAGCGTGAACGCGGCATCACGATCAAGGCGCATGCAGTGGCGATTCGGTATCAAGCGAAAGACGGGAAGACCTACGCCCTTCATTTGATCGATACGCCGGGGCACGTGGACTTTACCTATGAGGTTTCTCGCAGTTTGGCCGCTTGTGAGGGGGCTCTCTTGTTAGTGGATGCAACCCAAGGCGTACAGGCCCAGACGATTGCCAACGTCAACTTGGCGATGGCGAATAAATTAACGATCATACCAGTGATCAACAAGATCGATCTGGCCAGCGCGGATGTGGAGGGTACGAAGCATTCGATCGCTGAAGTGCTGACACTCAATGCTAGCGATGCGATGCCGATCAGTGCCAAGGAAGGCAGGGGTGTGCCGGAAGTGCTCGAGGCGATCATCGAACGTATTCCTCCGCCGTCGGGCGAACCGCTGGCGCCGTTAAAGGCGCTCATTTTTGATTCCTGGTTCGACAATTATCAAGGGGTGATCGTGCTCACACGGATTATCGATGGATCGGTCAGACCCGGCATGAAGATCAAGGTGATGTCGAACGGCCGGACCTTTGAAGTCATGGAAGTCGGGCAATTCACACCCAAGCGGACGAAGAAGAATGAGTTATTGACGGGCGAGGTCGGGTACCTCTGTGCCAACATGAAAGAGGTGGCCGACGTCAAGATCGGCGACACGATTACCGATGCCGTCAACCCGACGAACGAGCCGTTTCCTGGGTACAAAGAGGCCAAACCGTTGGTGTTCTGCGGGTTGTATTCGACGGATACGGCGAAATATGAAGACCTGCGGGATGCGTTGGTCAAGTTGCGGTTGAACGACTCGTCGTTTGTCTATGAGCCAGAAACCTCGATGGCACTGGGGTTTGGGTTTCGGTGCGGATTTCTGGGGCTGCTCCATATGGAAATCATTCAGGAGCGGCTTGAGCGCGAGTACGGGTTGACTTTGATCACCACGGCGCCCACTGTTGTCTATCGCGTGTTGACGACAAAGGGCGACGTGTTGGAAATCGACAATCCGGCGAAACTGCCACCTCCCAATAGTATCGAGTCGTTTGAAGAACCCTTTATTCTTGCCACGATCATCACGCCGGAACGTTACATGGGCGCCATCTTGCAACTCTGCCAGGAACGACGCGGCATTCAGCGGGACATTCACTACCTCGATCCCACCCGGGTGATGATCAGCTACGAGATGCCGCTCAACGAAGTGATTCTCGATTTTTACGATAAGCTCAAGTCTCGGACCCAAGGGTATGCGTCGCTCGACTACGAGCTGCTCGGTTATCGTGAATCTGATCTCGTGAAGCTCGATATTCTGCTCAACGGCGAAGCAGTCGACGCCCTCTCCTTTATTACCCATCGCGATCGGTCGTATCAACGCGGACGCCAGTTGGCCGAGAAGATGAAGGAGTTGATTCCGCGTCAGATGTTTGAGGTCGCAATTCAGGCCGCGATAGGAAACAAAGTCATTGCGCGAGAGACCATCGGGGCCATGAAGAAGAACGTCACGGCGAAATGCTACGGCGGCGACATTACGAGGAAACGCAAGCTCCTCGAGAAGCAGAAGGAAGGGAAAAAGCGGATGAAAGCAGTCGGCAGCGTGGAAGTTCCACAAGAAGCGTTCTTGGCTATTTTAAAGGTCGGTGACGAATGA
- the bioA gene encoding adenosylmethionine--8-amino-7-oxononanoate transaminase, translating into MAKRNRTDTLADWDRKYLWHPFTQMQEWEEEEPLIIERGKGSYVIDTEGRKYLDGTSSIWVNLHGHRHPALDRAVTKQLGKIAHSTLLGLSNPPAILLARELIRIAPKGLSRVFYSDDGSTAVEVALKMAVQYWQQRHPGTGPKNTFLHLKLAYHGDTIGAVSVGNIELFHARFRPLLFPTLSADPPYCYRCPLKLAYPSCQMACLEPIEQTLRTRHRELAGFVIEPLVQAAAGMITSPPGYLRRIRELCTKYDVLLIADEVATGFGRTGKLFACQHEDVTPDLMAISKGLTGGYMPLAATLTTEEIYNAFVGKYEEFKTFFHGHSYTGNPLGCAVALANLAIFRKERTLTKLRPKIAELKRLMQSLATLPHVGEIRQQGFMVGIELVKDRTTKEVYPPEARIGHRIAAEARLRGLLIRPLGHIIVLIPPLSLSLHELKRMVEVLRDSIETSVADDI; encoded by the coding sequence ATGGCCAAACGAAACCGTACCGATACATTGGCTGATTGGGACCGGAAATACCTCTGGCACCCGTTCACCCAGATGCAGGAATGGGAAGAGGAAGAGCCTCTCATCATCGAACGAGGAAAAGGCTCTTACGTGATCGATACAGAGGGTCGAAAATACCTCGACGGAACGTCGTCCATCTGGGTCAACCTCCACGGTCACCGCCACCCAGCGCTTGACCGGGCAGTCACGAAGCAGCTCGGGAAGATCGCGCACTCAACTCTTCTTGGCCTGTCCAATCCTCCGGCAATTCTACTGGCGCGCGAGCTTATTCGCATCGCACCCAAAGGGTTATCTCGCGTGTTCTACTCCGATGATGGATCGACCGCAGTTGAAGTTGCGCTCAAGATGGCAGTCCAATATTGGCAGCAACGGCATCCAGGCACAGGGCCCAAGAATACCTTCCTCCACCTGAAACTCGCCTACCACGGCGACACGATCGGCGCAGTCAGCGTCGGCAACATTGAGTTGTTCCATGCTCGATTTAGACCGTTACTATTCCCGACACTCAGCGCCGATCCACCCTACTGCTACCGCTGCCCGCTGAAGTTGGCCTATCCTTCCTGCCAGATGGCCTGCCTTGAGCCCATCGAACAAACGCTCAGGACTCGGCATCGTGAGTTGGCGGGATTCGTCATCGAGCCATTGGTTCAAGCCGCTGCCGGGATGATTACATCGCCGCCCGGCTACCTCAGACGAATCCGCGAGCTATGTACCAAATACGACGTGCTCTTGATAGCCGATGAAGTGGCAACAGGGTTCGGCCGAACCGGAAAGTTGTTCGCCTGCCAACATGAAGATGTTACGCCAGACTTGATGGCCATCAGCAAAGGCCTAACCGGCGGTTATATGCCATTGGCCGCCACATTGACTACCGAGGAAATTTACAACGCGTTTGTTGGCAAATATGAAGAGTTCAAGACCTTCTTCCACGGCCATAGTTATACGGGGAATCCCCTCGGTTGCGCTGTCGCCCTGGCAAACCTAGCCATTTTTCGAAAAGAAAGGACGCTCACAAAGCTCCGACCGAAGATTGCCGAACTGAAGCGATTGATGCAGTCGCTTGCGACGCTGCCTCACGTGGGCGAGATTCGGCAACAGGGATTCATGGTCGGCATTGAATTGGTGAAGGACCGAACCACGAAGGAGGTCTATCCGCCCGAAGCCAGAATCGGTCATCGCATCGCAGCTGAAGCCCGCCTGCGAGGACTTCTGATCCGACCGCTCGGCCATATCATCGTGTTGATCCCGCCGCTTTCACTTTCTCTACATGAATTGAAGAGAATGGTGGAAGTTTTGAGGGATTCTATCGAAACTTCCGTAGCAGACGACATTTAA